CGGGCAGGTAGGAGGACCAGGTCACCTGGACGTTCTTGAGCGTGTGGCCGCTGTCATCGAGCGCCTGCGCGGCCAGGGTCAGCGTCTCGCCCACCAGGAGCGTCGCCCCGTTCGGGGTGAGGGTGAGCGCGGCGACCTTGTCGTCGTCCTCCCCGGGCGTCGGATCAGGCTCGGTGGAGCTGCAGGCGAGAACAAACGTGAGCAGGCACAACGCGAGCCAGCGGGCTCCACGAAACACAGGCATTTTCAGGCCTCGAAATGTCGAGCCGCGGGGTGCGGGCTACAACGAAACTTTATCGCCATGATTCCTGATGAAGTTTCGCCAAATCAACGAAATACATCCTCGGTGCTTGGATGGCTGTCGTTGACTGGGAGGCCACAGTTGCCTCACAGGCAACAGGAGTCCGGGCCGAGGGTCAGAGGAACCTGCGGATCCGCAGGTTGACATCCTGTTGGTGGGGGAGGAGCGCTTCGCCTTGGTATTGGAAGAAGAAGGGCTCCATCAGGCGTGCCAGCGCGCGGTACTGGGGAGGGATGGCCTCCCGCTCTATGTCGATGGGGGCTGGCCATTCGTCCAGGGTGACGAGCACACGGTCGCCGACCATGGGAAGCAGGGAGACCTCCGGAAAAGGAAGCGCGTTCCGGAGCGCGTTGATGCCACCCAGCTGCCCCAACAGGGGCTGACCTAGAAAGGTGAGCCAGGCGGGACTCAGGGCGTGCGCGCCAATGACCGAGCTGTAGGCGCTGGCGTGGTAGAGGTCCAGGCTGGGGTATCGGGTGAGGAGCGTCTCAAGAAGGTGCCCATCCCCCGAAGACCAGTAGCCGTGCGGCGAGACAATGGCGGGACTGACGTATCCGAAGTTGAAAGGCAATTCTTCCGACAGCTCGAGGGCCAGTGCGCGCATCCGGAGTGCGCCGTGCTCCCGCAGGTCCTGGGTCGGGAAGGCGAATGAAACGGACGTGGCCGGATCCTTGTAGAGGGGATCCCCCAGCCGCCGCCCGTAGTACTCGAATTGGTAGCTTCCCGCTTCGCTAGGGCTTTCCGACAGCTCGATCGCCCAGGCGCCGCTCCATGGGGGCTCAAGCAGGTACTGCCGGATCTGCTCCCAGCCCGCATCATCCAATGGGGCCATGTCTCCTTCGTCCGAGACGTACCAATTCAAGGTTTTGGGCGGGATGACCTGGAGATAGCGCTGGAGGGAGCGCCAGATGGCAGGCGCGACTTCTTCAGGGGAACGGTGGAGATAGAAGGAGACGACGAGGCCGTCCTGCGCGGCCAGCCAACCGCCTTTATCTCGAAGCTGAATGGCGGGATGGGATTGCTTCATGGTTCCCACACTCCTCTCTGTGGCGAGATGAGCAAAGGCTTTCCGCCCAATGCGGCTTCGTAGACGGTGCGCTGGTTGCTTCCGAAATAGGGGCTCCCTGGGCCATACGAGGTCCACTGTGGCTGGTTGCTGGCCGGGCACGGGAACTTGAAGTCCAGCGTGAGCACGGACTTCAGCAGGTTGCGGTCGCCGTGCAGAACGATGTCCGGCTTGAGGGTCCCCCTGAGTTCGTCGGTGCAGCCATCAGCGATGAGCTGCGCTTCCTTCTGCTTGCTGACGGTCTCCACCATCCGGACATGCGGGTAGTAGCGGTAGCGCTGCTCGATGCTGAAGGGCGCGGGCCACAGCCTCCTCAGCACCTCTTCGGCGCACTGAAGTGCGAGCACGTGCTTCTGCTTGCCCAGGAACATGGCCCGGGTCACGGGATTGCCGCAGCGGTCCTTCTCAACGACTTCAGCGCACTCCTGCCGCGTCGGAGGTCGGTCTTGGAAATAGCGCGCATTCCCCACCTGCTCGGCTTGCACCGCGCATGCGGCGAGCTGCTTTTCGAGCTCACCCGCATCATGGTCCTGTTGCATCAGTGCGAGCATGGCCGGCGGAATGGCTCGGAGCAGGGGAGACGCGGCGGCCCGGGTGGCGGACGCGGTGGCCTGCTCCGCCACATACGCGGCATACCGCGCCCGTGCGGCCGTGTCCGTATCCACGAACCCCAGCTCTCCATGCCGGGAATGCCGTGAACCACCAGCACAAGCCGTCAGCAGGGCACAGGCCATCCAGAGAATCTTCACGGGACGCATGCGCCGGACTCTACCCGACGCCATGCCGTCATCTTCTCCCACGCCGGGCCACGGCGGGCCCTTCGTCCCGGTGTGGAACCGCGCCCAGGAGCACCTGCCACCGGTGGCCCTTCGCGGGCGTCGCCATCCTCAAGCGCGCCGACCTCGCGGAGGCCATGCACCGCAACATCGGCAGTGTCAGTGCCGCAGCGCGAATGGTCGGGCGCAACCGGAGGCGTACGGGACTTGAACCCGTGGGCCAAGGCGATAGGAAACCCAGGCAGGACCCTGACTTGGGAACTCCAGTTCCGTTCAGGCCTCCTCGTCGGGAAGGAGCGTCCGGAGAACCTCGTCATCAGGACCGAGCGGGCGCCAGCCGGGAGGTGGTGGACTGGCGAGGAGCACGTCGCGAACGAAGCGCGTGACCCGCTTGTGCTGCTCCGCCTCGTACAGCAAGCCGCTCAACACCTGCACTGCGGCAACGTCGTTGCCCAACTCGTCGGCCAGGACGAACAGCGGAACGGCAGGGCGCGCATCGGCAAAGGCGGTCAGTGAGTCGTAGCCTCGCTCACGGACCCGTTCGTACAGGCGCGCCTTGATGTTGCCCTGCCATGCACCTCCGTCGCTAATCGTCCTCTCCCACGACTGGCCTGGTGCCCCAGCGCAGCACCGGCCAGGAGGTCATCTTCAGCTTCCTGAAAAACGGCACCCCCGGACCGACCACCGTCGCGGACGGAGAGCACGTGCGCCTGTCGCCCCAGGGCTACTTCTACTGGGGCCCGGTGGGGCTGCTCGCGGAGTACGTCCTGTCGTCCCAGGAGGTGCGCGTGGGGGAGCAGCGCGCGCGCCTGCGCCATCAGGCGTGGCAGGCGTATGCGTCGTATGTGCTGGGCGGGGACGCGTCCTTCACGGGCCCCAAGCCGCGCCGTCCCTTCGACCCCAAGACGGGGAAGGGCGGCGCGCTGGAGCTCTCAGTGCGCTACCCGGGCCTGGACATGGACGACGACGCGTTCCCCCTCTTCGCGGACCCACGCGCTCCGTGAGCCGGGCCCGGGGCTTCGGCGTCGCGACCCTCTTTGCCCTCAACCGGCGCGTGCGCGTCGCGTTGAACTACCACCGCACGGACTACGTAGGCGGGGCCCTGGAAGGCGACAGGGAAGCGGAGAACGTCGTGATGTCCCGCTTCCAGGTCGCCTTCTGAGAACCGGCCTCAGGGTTCCATCTGCGGCTGCAGCGTCCAGGTGAAGGTGGAGCCCGCGTAGAGGAACGTCCCGGACAGCTCGCCGTTGGGCTTCGCGAGCGGCGGTGAACCCGAGTCCGTCAAGACGATGGTCCCGGGGGCATCCTTCTCCGGCCCCTTGCAGTCCGGGCCGCCGCCGACGGCGATATCCACGATGCGTCCATCACCAATCGCTGACGTGTACGAGCGCGAGGCGTGCGACAGCCAGTTCTGGGTGTCGGGATCCGGCGACTTCAACTCGTTGAAGGGGTTCATCACCATCACCCCTCCATTCGCGACCAGCGCGTACTTCGTGGGCCCGTGCGTGTACCGGCAGCCTCCGAAGTTGTAGTCGACGTCGAGCGTGAAGTCGCCGCTGGCGGGCATGATCATGAAGGCGCCCAGCCGCTTCGTGTGCGGCAGGCTCGGATGGTCGTAGTCCGCGTTCGCGAAGGCTCCCAGCACCTGGTACTCCAGGTTCGAGTCGAGGATTTTTCCCTGGCCTGACCAGTTCGCCCCCGTCAGGACCGCCTTCGAGGTGCCCTTGTACTTCCAGCAGCCCACGTTGCTGCGCTTGAGGTAGGGCGTCTTCTGCGCCTTCAGGCTCCCACCGCCACCGGGCTGGAACTTCGCGTTGCTGGTGATGATGATCAGGTCCTGGGCCCGCTGCGACTTCATGTCACGGCAGAGGCCCACGTACTCGTAATCGCTCCAGTCCTCCTCGTGCCACGTTCCGCTCGCGTCGTTCCAGAGCGCGATCACCTTCACCGGATCCTTCGACTCGGTGATGTTCTTGAACCACCCGTTGTGGAAGAGCAGCGAGCGCGTGTTCGGGTCGCTGAACGTGAAGTGCTCGTAGTGGTTGGACAGGTTCTTCAGCTCGTCGTGGAGCTCTTCTTTTTTCTCGGGCGCACCGGCCAGATCGCCGTTGAGCGCGGTGGACTTCACCTTCTCCGTGAGCTGGTCCCACTTCGCGAAGGACTCCGCCTTGGCGTCGATGGGCGCCTGGTTCCAGAGCACCTTCGCGAACTCCGGCCAGGTCTTCTCCAGCCTGCCGGGGACGGCGGAGTCCACCGCGGTGAGGCTGGAGGTCTCCGTGGTCAGCTTCTCCAGCGCCGCCACCACGACGTTCGGGCCGTGCTTCTTCGCCAGGAATTGGAAGAACAGATAGGCGCCGTAGTCGCGCGCCGCCGAGCTGCCCGCCGCCGGGGAGGTGCAGTGGCCCGGGGAGCGGTCCTCCAGGGACAGCTCCGGGCTGCTCATGAAGCAGTCGGCGTAGTCGTGCTCCAGCTGAAGCTTCTGCCCATACACCTGGTCGATGGCCCAGTTCGCGGTCGCATCGCGGATCCATCCGTAGCCGGACTGCGGGCCCTTCGTCTTGTAGGACCACTGGATGGCGTGCATCAGCTCGTGCGTCGCCGCGCCCTTGAGGTCGTCACCGGCGAGCCCGTCCCACAGCAGGATGTAGGTGGCGGCCTGCGTGTTGTCCAAGCCCTCCGGGAGGGTCAGGCCCCGGCCGGCCATGTTGGGGGTCAGGTAGATGTCGAGCTGGGGGCTTCCTCCGTAGCAGCCCGCGGAGGACTCGTCGGTGAGGGGCTCCTTGAGGCCCAGCGCCATCAGCTTCGGCCAGATCTCCTTCTCCATCGCCTCGTCCAGGAGGACGGCCTGCTCGCGCTGTCCCTTGACGGTGAACTGGTACCAGACCTTCACCTTCGAGAAGGACTTGGAGGGGGAGTCCCACCTGTCCGAGCTGGGCCTGCAGGTGGGCCGCGCCATGCTGCGCAGCCGGGCGTCGGGCAGGGGCGCGTTGAGCCAGCTGCCCGGGTCGTCCGGACGCAGCAGGTACATCCCGAGCGCGTCCTGCATCGGCGCGGAGAGGTCGTCGAAGCGCGAGTGGAGCTCTTCGAGCGGGGTGACGTCGAAGCCCGGCTCGACGCGGGCCTTGTACTGGAGGGGCAGCCGGGGATCGCTGAACGCGGCGTACACCCGGTAGGCCAGCAGCTCCTCGTCGTTGATGAGGCCTGCCTCGTGCGCGGACGTGAGGACCTCGTCGCTCGAAGGAAGGGATGCGTCGCCCGGCAGCACGACCACGGACAGGGTCGTGCTCACCGCGCCCACTTTGGCGGTGATGACCGTGCCGCCGGGAGCCACGCCTGTCACCCGGCCGTCAGTCACGGTGGCGTACTCGGGCAGGTAGGAGGACCAGGTCACCTGGACGTTCTTGAGCGTGTGGCCGCTGTCGTCGAGCGCCTGCGCGGCCAGGGTCAGCGTCTCGCCCACCAGGAGCGTCGCCCCGTTCGGCGTGAGGGTGAGCGCGGCGACCTTGCCGTTGTCTTCGCCCTCCCCGGGCGTCGGATCCGGTTCGGTGGAACCACAGGCGAGGACGAACGTGAGCAGGCACAACGCGAGCCGGCGGGCTCCATGAAACACAGGCATTTCTCAGGCCTCGAAATGTCGAGCCGCGGGGTGCGGACCACAACGAGACTTTATCGCAGGGCTCCGGGAAGAGTTTCGCTAAGCCAACAAAATATCACTTGGCGGATTGGTGGCTGTCGTTGACTGGGAAGCCACAGTTGCCTGACAGGCAACAACAGAGAGGGAACCAGGCACCGGGTCAGCGGAGCGCTTCTTCGTTCCCAGCGGCCACCAGGCGGAGCCCCACTGAAGCCTGTTACCGGGCCTTGTGGCGCTGCTCTGCCAGTTGCGTGTTGAAGTCGCGCTCGGAGGCATCTGCGTAGGCCTTGCAGCTCATTGCCTTGGCGCCGGCCGCGGGGCCGGCTGCATAGTCCCAGCCGCTGGAGCCTGGATGCGGGGTCAGCAGCACATCGCAGGGCAGGGCGCGCACGGTGGCGAAGCTGCGCCGGTAGTCGTCGACGATGCGCGGGTAGCGCGGGTTGGCCAGCAACTTGTAACCGGGAGCGCTGAGGCTGTCTGCGTAGGCAATGCGGACCGGTTTGCCCTCCCGGGTATCGTTCCACGTCCAGCCGATGCTGCCCGGGGTGTGCCCCGGCATGAAGTGCGCGGTGAACTCGACGCCGCCTTGCGAGACGACCTCGCCGTCCATGACCACGCGGTCCACCTCGACGGGCGGGAAGGTGATGTCGTCACCGAAGTGCAGGTCGTTGCTGCCTCCGCGCGCCAGCATCACCGCGGACTCGGCGCTGGCCACGACCCGCGCGCCGGTGCGGCGCTTCAGTGCGGCGAAGGGGCCGGCGTGGTCGGCATGCGCGTGGCTGCTCAGCAGCAGGCGCAGGTCCTGTGGCGCGAAGCCGCGGCGCTTCAGGTTGGCCAGCAGATGGTCGGCCATCTGGGGCATGCCGCCATCGAGCAGCACGAGGCCGTCCTGGGTCTCCACCAGCAGGGCGGTCAGCTCCTGGGTGCCGATCTGCCAGGTGTGGTCGGCGATGCGCAGCGGCTCCATGGGCTGGAGCCAGGCCGCATCCACGGTATAGGCCTGCAATTGCGGCAGGGGCGGCGGCGCGGCGGCGGTGGGCGTGGCGTGCAGCAGAAATGCGGCGAGGGCGCGGGTGATGGTCTGGAGGCGCATGGCGCCGGCATCCTAGCCCCGCTGCCAGCCCTTGAGCTTCGCGTACAGCGAGCTGCGGGAGATGCCCAGCTTCGCCGCCGCTCGCTCCACGTGGCCGCTCTCGCGCGCCAGCACGCGCTCGATGTGGCGGTGCTCCAGCTCCTCCAGCGTGAGGTCCTCGCCCAGGGGCTCCTCGGCGGGGAGCAGGGACTCGAAGCGCAGGGCGCTCCGTGACAGGCGGGCGCTGCCGGACAGGAGCACGGCGCGCTCCAGCACGTTGCGCAGCTCGCGGATGTTGCCCGGCCAGGCGTAGGCCATCAGCGCGCGCTCCGCGTCCGGCTCCAGCTCCACCTGGCCGCGGCCCCGGTGCGCGCCCATCTCAGCCAGGAAGTGGCGCGCGAGCACCGGCACGTCCTCCGCGCGCTCGCGCAAGGGCGGTACGTGGAGGATGAGCGTGCTGATGCGGAAGTACAGGTCGCTGCGGAAGCGCTTCTCGCGCGCGGCCACCTGCAGGTCCTGGTGCGTGGCCGCGACGAGCCGCACGTCCACGCGCCGGTCCTTCACGTCGCCCAGCCGGCGGAAGCGCTTCTCCTCCAGCACCTTGAGCAGCTTGGGCTGGACGGCCACGTCCATGTCGCCAATCTCATCCAGGAACAGCGTGCCCCGGTCCGCCACCTCCAGCAGGCCCTGCTTCGCGGCCACCGCGCTGGTGAAGGCGCCCTTCTCATGGCCGAACAGCTCTGAGTCCAGCAGGTCCTTGGACAGCGCCGCGCAGTTGAGGTCCACGAAGGGCGCCTCCTTGCGCGGCCCGCCTTCATGCAGCCAGCGCGCGAGCACGCTCTTGCCGCTGCCCGTCTCGCCGGTGACGAGCACCGGGCTGTCGCTGTCACGCACGCGCTCCGCCTCGTCGCGCAGCGCTCGGATTGCGAGGCTGTTGCCCAGGAAGGGGTCCACCTGGGTGCGCGCCGTGCGCGAGCGGTCCGCGGCCAGCCGCTGCCGCTCGCGCCGCTGGGCCACCAGCCGCTCCAGCACCACCTTGAGCACCGCCAGCTCCAGCGGCTTGGTGAGGAACTGCTCGGCGCCTTCCTTCACCGCCTGCACCGCGAGCTCGATGGAGCCGTGCCCGGTCAGCACCACCAGGGGCACCGCCGCGTCCAGCTCCTTGAGCCGCGGCAGCAGCTCCAGCGCGGTGCCGTCCGGCAGCCGGTAGTCGATGACGGCCACGTCGGGCCGGTGCGTGCGGAAGCCCTCCTGGGCCTCCGCCACGCTGGTGGCCTCGGCCACGTCGAAGCCGTGCTGCGTGAGGTAGCCCTTCATGCCCAGCCGGACGCCGGGCTCGTCGTCCACGAGCAGGATGCGGGTGCGCGTCATGATACCTGTGACTTCGGAAGGGCCCCGGCGATCACTGCCGGGGAGAGGGCGGGCAGCAGGATGGTCACCTCGGCGCCTCCTTGAGGATGGTTGGACAGGCGGATGCGCCCCTGGTGTTCCTCCAGGATGCGCTGGACGATGGACAGCCCCAGGCCGGTGCCTCCCCGGCGCTTGCTGAAGAAGGGCTCGAAGACGTGGGGTAGGTCCTCGCTCTTGAAGCCGGGCCCTCCGTCGTGGACGGTGCAGCGCACCCACGCGCGGCCTGCCTCCTCCACGGCCTCCGCCGTCACGTGGACGGTCGCGCCCGGGGGCGAGTACTGCACGGCGTTCTCCACCACGTTGCGGAAGACGTGGAACAGGCGGCGCGCGTCCATGCGCACCGGGGGCAGCGCGTCCGACAACGCGCGCGTGAGCTTCACGGAGGCCTTGTCGCCGGGAAGCTCGCAGGCGGACAGGGCCTCGGCGACCACCGGCCCCACGGCGCCGTCCGTCCACTCGCCCCGCGTGGGACGGCCGTACTCGAACAGCTCCTGGGTGAGGTGGGTGAGGCGGCGCACCTCGCCGCGCAGCACGTCCAGGTACGGCTGCAGCTCCGGCTGCGTGCCGTAGGTGGCCTCCACCGCGTCCACGACGGCGGAGATGGAGAACAGGGGGTTTCGCACCTCGTGGGCCACGCCCGCGACGATGGCACCCATGGCGGCCATTGTCTCACTGCGCCGCACGTGGGCCTGCAGCTCCAGGAGCCGGGTCACCTCCGTGGCCACCAGGATGATGCGGGCATCCTCACTGGCCCGCTCATCCACCCAGGCGGCCGCCAGCTCCCAGGTGCGTCCGGACTCCGCGTCGTGCACCTGGCGGCTGGCGCTGCCGTGCGTCGCGCGCAGCTCCTCCACCAGCGGCTCCGCGCTGGACCAGGGCGGCGCC
Above is a window of Corallococcus caeni DNA encoding:
- a CDS encoding type VI immunity family protein, whose translation is MKQSHPAIQLRDKGGWLAAQDGLVVSFYLHRSPEEVAPAIWRSLQRYLQVIPPKTLNWYVSDEGDMAPLDDAGWEQIRQYLLEPPWSGAWAIELSESPSEAGSYQFEYYGRRLGDPLYKDPATSVSFAFPTQDLREHGALRMRALALELSEELPFNFGYVSPAIVSPHGYWSSGDGHLLETLLTRYPSLDLYHASAYSSVIGAHALSPAWLTFLGQPLLGQLGGINALRNALPFPEVSLLPMVGDRVLVTLDEWPAPIDIEREAIPPQYRALARLMEPFFFQYQGEALLPHQQDVNLRIRRFL
- a CDS encoding Ig-like domain-containing protein, translating into MPVFHGARRLALCLLTFVLACGSTEPDPTPGEGEDNGKVAALTLTPNGATLLVGETLTLAAQALDDSGHTLKNVQVTWSSYLPEYATVTDGRVTGVAPGGTVITAKVGAVSTTLSVVVLPGDASLPSSDEVLTSAHEAGLINDEELLAYRVYAAFSDPRLPLQYKARVEPGFDVTPLEELHSRFDDLSAPMQDALGMYLLRPDDPGSWLNAPLPDARLRSMARPTCRPSSDRWDSPSKSFSKVKVWYQFTVKGQREQAVLLDEAMEKEIWPKLMALGLKEPLTDESSAGCYGGSPQLDIYLTPNMAGRGLTLPEGLDNTQAATYILLWDGLAGDDLKGAATHELMHAIQWSYKTKGPQSGYGWIRDATANWAIDQVYGQKLQLEHDYADCFMSSPELSLEDRSPGHCTSPAAGSSAARDYGAYLFFQFLAKKHGPNVVVAALEKLTTETSSLTAVDSAVPGRLEKTWPEFAKVLWNQAPIDAKAESFAKWDQLTEKVKSTALNGDLAGAPEKKEELHDELKNLSNHYEHFTFSDPNTRSLLFHNGWFKNITESKDPVKVIALWNDASGTWHEEDWSDYEYVGLCRDMKSQRAQDLIIITSNAKFQPGGGGSLKAQKTPYLKRSNVGCWKYKGTSKAVLTGANWSGQGKILDSNLEYQVLGAFANADYDHPSLPHTKRLGAFMIMPASGDFTLDVDYNFGGCRYTHGPTKYALVANGGVMVMNPFNELKSPDPDTQNWLSHASRSYTSAIGDGRIVDIAVGGGPDCKGPEKDAPGTIVLTDSGSPPLAKPNGELSGTFLYAGSTFTWTLQPQMEP
- the bla gene encoding subclass B3 metallo-beta-lactamase produces the protein MRLQTITRALAAFLLHATPTAAAPPPLPQLQAYTVDAAWLQPMEPLRIADHTWQIGTQELTALLVETQDGLVLLDGGMPQMADHLLANLKRRGFAPQDLRLLLSSHAHADHAGPFAALKRRTGARVVASAESAVMLARGGSNDLHFGDDITFPPVEVDRVVMDGEVVSQGGVEFTAHFMPGHTPGSIGWTWNDTREGKPVRIAYADSLSAPGYKLLANPRYPRIVDDYRRSFATVRALPCDVLLTPHPGSSGWDYAAGPAAGAKAMSCKAYADASERDFNTQLAEQRHKAR
- a CDS encoding sigma-54-dependent transcriptional regulator — encoded protein: MTRTRILLVDDEPGVRLGMKGYLTQHGFDVAEATSVAEAQEGFRTHRPDVAVIDYRLPDGTALELLPRLKELDAAVPLVVLTGHGSIELAVQAVKEGAEQFLTKPLELAVLKVVLERLVAQRRERQRLAADRSRTARTQVDPFLGNSLAIRALRDEAERVRDSDSPVLVTGETGSGKSVLARWLHEGGPRKEAPFVDLNCAALSKDLLDSELFGHEKGAFTSAVAAKQGLLEVADRGTLFLDEIGDMDVAVQPKLLKVLEEKRFRRLGDVKDRRVDVRLVAATHQDLQVAAREKRFRSDLYFRISTLILHVPPLRERAEDVPVLARHFLAEMGAHRGRGQVELEPDAERALMAYAWPGNIRELRNVLERAVLLSGSARLSRSALRFESLLPAEEPLGEDLTLEELEHRHIERVLARESGHVERAAAKLGISRSSLYAKLKGWQRG